One Ricinus communis isolate WT05 ecotype wild-type chromosome 1, ASM1957865v1, whole genome shotgun sequence DNA window includes the following coding sequences:
- the LOC8286386 gene encoding lipid phosphate phosphatase 2 isoform X5, with amino-acid sequence MPEVWLGSHTVRSHGVKVARIHLQDWIILLLLIVIDVILNIIEPFHRFVGQGMMTDLTYPLKPNTVPVWTVPILAGILPLASFFVYYCYRKDIYDFHHAMLGLLFSLLITGVITDAIKDAVGRPRPNFFWRCFPDGNEQAFDPVSKNVICHGDAAVVKEGYKSFPSGHTSWSFAGLTYLAWYISGKLKVFDRRGHIAKLCVVLLPVLIATLVGISRVDDYWHHWTDVFAGALIGTTVAACCYLQSFPYPNDAEGWAPHAFFEMIAERKSQAAGRRANSIRKRGSTDVEAAFMPFDSEMETPASRSSQGTSLD; translated from the exons ATGCCAGAGGTCTGGTTGGGATCACATACTGTGAGATCTCATGGAGTGAAAGTGGCAAGAATACATTTGCAAGACTGGATAATTCTGCTACTTCTTATAGTCATTGATGTCATTTTGAACATTATAGAACCTTTTCATCGGTTTGTTGGGCAAGGAATGATGACAGATTTAACATACCCATTAAAACCCAACACTGTTCCTGTCTGGACTGTCCCA ATTCTTGCAGGAATTCTGCCATTGGCTAGCTTTTTTGTGTACTATTGTTATAGAAAGGATATTTATGACTTCCATCATGCTATGCTAG GACTACTGTTTTCTCTTCTTATCACTGGAGTTATCACTGATGCTATAAAAGATGCTGTTGGTCGTCCAAGACCTAATTTCTTTTGGCGGTGTTTTCCTGATGGAAATGAG CAGGCATTTGATCCTGTTTCCAAGAATGTTATTTGTCATGGAGATGCCGCAGTTGTAAAGGAAGGTTACAAAAGTTTTCCAAGTGGGCATACTTCAT GGTCTTTTGCAGGTCTCACTTACCTTGCTTGGTATATATCAGGAAAACTGAAAGTGTTCGATCGCAGGGGGCACATAGCTAAACTCTGTGTTGTACTTCTTCCAGTACTAATCGCTACTCTTGTGGGTATTTCTCGAGTGGACGACTATTGGCATCACTGGACTGATGTTTTTGCTGGAGCTCTTATAG GAACAACTGTAGCTGCATGTTGTTACTTGCAGTCTTTCCCTTATCCAAATGATGCAGAAG GTTGGGCACCGCATGCCTTTTTCGAAATGATAGCAGAGAGAAAGAGTCAGGCTGCAGGACGAAGGGCTAATTCTATCCGAAAGCGAGGGAGTACAGATGTAGAAGCTGCATTCATGCCGTTTGATTCTGAGATGGAAACTCCTGCATCACGATCCTCACAAGGTACAAGCTTAGACTAG
- the LOC8286386 gene encoding lipid phosphate phosphatase 2 isoform X3 → MDALVLSLVELGKMPEVWLGSHTVRSHGVKVARIHLQDWIILLLLIVIDVILNIIEPFHRFVGQGMMTDLTYPLKPNTVPVWTVPILAGILPLASFFVYYCYRKDIYDFHHAMLGLLFSLLITGVITDAIKDAVGRPRPNFFWRCFPDGNEQAFDPVSKNVICHGDAAVVKEGYKSFPSGHTSCLTYLAWYISGKLKVFDRRGHIAKLCVVLLPVLIATLVGISRVDDYWHHWTDVFAGALIGTTVAACCYLQSFPYPNDAEGWAPHAFFEMIAERKSQAAGRRANSIRKRGSTDVEAAFMPFDSEMETPASRSSQGTSLD, encoded by the exons ATGGATGCACTTGTTCTTTCTCTTGTAGAATTGGGAAAAATGCCAGAGGTCTGGTTGGGATCACATACTGTGAGATCTCATGGAGTGAAAGTGGCAAGAATACATTTGCAAGACTGGATAATTCTGCTACTTCTTATAGTCATTGATGTCATTTTGAACATTATAGAACCTTTTCATCGGTTTGTTGGGCAAGGAATGATGACAGATTTAACATACCCATTAAAACCCAACACTGTTCCTGTCTGGACTGTCCCA ATTCTTGCAGGAATTCTGCCATTGGCTAGCTTTTTTGTGTACTATTGTTATAGAAAGGATATTTATGACTTCCATCATGCTATGCTAG GACTACTGTTTTCTCTTCTTATCACTGGAGTTATCACTGATGCTATAAAAGATGCTGTTGGTCGTCCAAGACCTAATTTCTTTTGGCGGTGTTTTCCTGATGGAAATGAG CAGGCATTTGATCCTGTTTCCAAGAATGTTATTTGTCATGGAGATGCCGCAGTTGTAAAGGAAGGTTACAAAAGTTTTCCAAGTGGGCATACTTCAT GTCTCACTTACCTTGCTTGGTATATATCAGGAAAACTGAAAGTGTTCGATCGCAGGGGGCACATAGCTAAACTCTGTGTTGTACTTCTTCCAGTACTAATCGCTACTCTTGTGGGTATTTCTCGAGTGGACGACTATTGGCATCACTGGACTGATGTTTTTGCTGGAGCTCTTATAG GAACAACTGTAGCTGCATGTTGTTACTTGCAGTCTTTCCCTTATCCAAATGATGCAGAAG GTTGGGCACCGCATGCCTTTTTCGAAATGATAGCAGAGAGAAAGAGTCAGGCTGCAGGACGAAGGGCTAATTCTATCCGAAAGCGAGGGAGTACAGATGTAGAAGCTGCATTCATGCCGTTTGATTCTGAGATGGAAACTCCTGCATCACGATCCTCACAAGGTACAAGCTTAGACTAG
- the LOC8286386 gene encoding lipid phosphate phosphatase 2 isoform X4 translates to MDALVLSLVELGKMPEVWLGSHTVRSHGVKVARIHLQDWIILLLLIVIDVILNIIEPFHRFVGQGMMTDLTYPLKPNTVPVWTVPILAGILPLASFFVYYCYRKDIYDFHHAMLGLLFSLLITGVITDAIKDAVGRPRPNFFWRCFPDGNEAFDPVSKNVICHGDAAVVKEGYKSFPSGHTSCLTYLAWYISGKLKVFDRRGHIAKLCVVLLPVLIATLVGISRVDDYWHHWTDVFAGALIGTTVAACCYLQSFPYPNDAEGWAPHAFFEMIAERKSQAAGRRANSIRKRGSTDVEAAFMPFDSEMETPASRSSQGTSLD, encoded by the exons ATGGATGCACTTGTTCTTTCTCTTGTAGAATTGGGAAAAATGCCAGAGGTCTGGTTGGGATCACATACTGTGAGATCTCATGGAGTGAAAGTGGCAAGAATACATTTGCAAGACTGGATAATTCTGCTACTTCTTATAGTCATTGATGTCATTTTGAACATTATAGAACCTTTTCATCGGTTTGTTGGGCAAGGAATGATGACAGATTTAACATACCCATTAAAACCCAACACTGTTCCTGTCTGGACTGTCCCA ATTCTTGCAGGAATTCTGCCATTGGCTAGCTTTTTTGTGTACTATTGTTATAGAAAGGATATTTATGACTTCCATCATGCTATGCTAG GACTACTGTTTTCTCTTCTTATCACTGGAGTTATCACTGATGCTATAAAAGATGCTGTTGGTCGTCCAAGACCTAATTTCTTTTGGCGGTGTTTTCCTGATGGAAATGAG GCATTTGATCCTGTTTCCAAGAATGTTATTTGTCATGGAGATGCCGCAGTTGTAAAGGAAGGTTACAAAAGTTTTCCAAGTGGGCATACTTCAT GTCTCACTTACCTTGCTTGGTATATATCAGGAAAACTGAAAGTGTTCGATCGCAGGGGGCACATAGCTAAACTCTGTGTTGTACTTCTTCCAGTACTAATCGCTACTCTTGTGGGTATTTCTCGAGTGGACGACTATTGGCATCACTGGACTGATGTTTTTGCTGGAGCTCTTATAG GAACAACTGTAGCTGCATGTTGTTACTTGCAGTCTTTCCCTTATCCAAATGATGCAGAAG GTTGGGCACCGCATGCCTTTTTCGAAATGATAGCAGAGAGAAAGAGTCAGGCTGCAGGACGAAGGGCTAATTCTATCCGAAAGCGAGGGAGTACAGATGTAGAAGCTGCATTCATGCCGTTTGATTCTGAGATGGAAACTCCTGCATCACGATCCTCACAAGGTACAAGCTTAGACTAG
- the LOC8286386 gene encoding lipid phosphate phosphatase 2 isoform X1, with protein sequence MDALVLSLVELGKMPEVWLGSHTVRSHGVKVARIHLQDWIILLLLIVIDVILNIIEPFHRFVGQGMMTDLTYPLKPNTVPVWTVPILAGILPLASFFVYYCYRKDIYDFHHAMLGLLFSLLITGVITDAIKDAVGRPRPNFFWRCFPDGNEQAFDPVSKNVICHGDAAVVKEGYKSFPSGHTSWSFAGLTYLAWYISGKLKVFDRRGHIAKLCVVLLPVLIATLVGISRVDDYWHHWTDVFAGALIGTTVAACCYLQSFPYPNDAEGWAPHAFFEMIAERKSQAAGRRANSIRKRGSTDVEAAFMPFDSEMETPASRSSQGTSLD encoded by the exons ATGGATGCACTTGTTCTTTCTCTTGTAGAATTGGGAAAAATGCCAGAGGTCTGGTTGGGATCACATACTGTGAGATCTCATGGAGTGAAAGTGGCAAGAATACATTTGCAAGACTGGATAATTCTGCTACTTCTTATAGTCATTGATGTCATTTTGAACATTATAGAACCTTTTCATCGGTTTGTTGGGCAAGGAATGATGACAGATTTAACATACCCATTAAAACCCAACACTGTTCCTGTCTGGACTGTCCCA ATTCTTGCAGGAATTCTGCCATTGGCTAGCTTTTTTGTGTACTATTGTTATAGAAAGGATATTTATGACTTCCATCATGCTATGCTAG GACTACTGTTTTCTCTTCTTATCACTGGAGTTATCACTGATGCTATAAAAGATGCTGTTGGTCGTCCAAGACCTAATTTCTTTTGGCGGTGTTTTCCTGATGGAAATGAG CAGGCATTTGATCCTGTTTCCAAGAATGTTATTTGTCATGGAGATGCCGCAGTTGTAAAGGAAGGTTACAAAAGTTTTCCAAGTGGGCATACTTCAT GGTCTTTTGCAGGTCTCACTTACCTTGCTTGGTATATATCAGGAAAACTGAAAGTGTTCGATCGCAGGGGGCACATAGCTAAACTCTGTGTTGTACTTCTTCCAGTACTAATCGCTACTCTTGTGGGTATTTCTCGAGTGGACGACTATTGGCATCACTGGACTGATGTTTTTGCTGGAGCTCTTATAG GAACAACTGTAGCTGCATGTTGTTACTTGCAGTCTTTCCCTTATCCAAATGATGCAGAAG GTTGGGCACCGCATGCCTTTTTCGAAATGATAGCAGAGAGAAAGAGTCAGGCTGCAGGACGAAGGGCTAATTCTATCCGAAAGCGAGGGAGTACAGATGTAGAAGCTGCATTCATGCCGTTTGATTCTGAGATGGAAACTCCTGCATCACGATCCTCACAAGGTACAAGCTTAGACTAG
- the LOC8286386 gene encoding lipid phosphate phosphatase 2 isoform X2 has translation MDALVLSLVELGKMPEVWLGSHTVRSHGVKVARIHLQDWIILLLLIVIDVILNIIEPFHRFVGQGMMTDLTYPLKPNTVPVWTVPILAGILPLASFFVYYCYRKDIYDFHHAMLGLLFSLLITGVITDAIKDAVGRPRPNFFWRCFPDGNEAFDPVSKNVICHGDAAVVKEGYKSFPSGHTSWSFAGLTYLAWYISGKLKVFDRRGHIAKLCVVLLPVLIATLVGISRVDDYWHHWTDVFAGALIGTTVAACCYLQSFPYPNDAEGWAPHAFFEMIAERKSQAAGRRANSIRKRGSTDVEAAFMPFDSEMETPASRSSQGTSLD, from the exons ATGGATGCACTTGTTCTTTCTCTTGTAGAATTGGGAAAAATGCCAGAGGTCTGGTTGGGATCACATACTGTGAGATCTCATGGAGTGAAAGTGGCAAGAATACATTTGCAAGACTGGATAATTCTGCTACTTCTTATAGTCATTGATGTCATTTTGAACATTATAGAACCTTTTCATCGGTTTGTTGGGCAAGGAATGATGACAGATTTAACATACCCATTAAAACCCAACACTGTTCCTGTCTGGACTGTCCCA ATTCTTGCAGGAATTCTGCCATTGGCTAGCTTTTTTGTGTACTATTGTTATAGAAAGGATATTTATGACTTCCATCATGCTATGCTAG GACTACTGTTTTCTCTTCTTATCACTGGAGTTATCACTGATGCTATAAAAGATGCTGTTGGTCGTCCAAGACCTAATTTCTTTTGGCGGTGTTTTCCTGATGGAAATGAG GCATTTGATCCTGTTTCCAAGAATGTTATTTGTCATGGAGATGCCGCAGTTGTAAAGGAAGGTTACAAAAGTTTTCCAAGTGGGCATACTTCAT GGTCTTTTGCAGGTCTCACTTACCTTGCTTGGTATATATCAGGAAAACTGAAAGTGTTCGATCGCAGGGGGCACATAGCTAAACTCTGTGTTGTACTTCTTCCAGTACTAATCGCTACTCTTGTGGGTATTTCTCGAGTGGACGACTATTGGCATCACTGGACTGATGTTTTTGCTGGAGCTCTTATAG GAACAACTGTAGCTGCATGTTGTTACTTGCAGTCTTTCCCTTATCCAAATGATGCAGAAG GTTGGGCACCGCATGCCTTTTTCGAAATGATAGCAGAGAGAAAGAGTCAGGCTGCAGGACGAAGGGCTAATTCTATCCGAAAGCGAGGGAGTACAGATGTAGAAGCTGCATTCATGCCGTTTGATTCTGAGATGGAAACTCCTGCATCACGATCCTCACAAGGTACAAGCTTAGACTAG